The following coding sequences are from one Streptomyces sp. NBC_00536 window:
- a CDS encoding hemolysin family protein: protein MTTPLLLLVAAFALILANGFFVAAEFGLVTVERPEAERAAADGDKRARTVVKALRELSFQLSGTQLGITLTSLVVGMLAEPALAGLFTGPLTATGLPRGAVTGIAVLTGMLLASAVQMVVGELVPKNWAVSRPLQVARIVAGPQDVFSRAFRPVIAGLNAVANRLVRALGVEPADEMASARTPGELVSLVRHSAQAGALEQDTADLFVRTLSLGDLTAQHVMTPRVKVSALQHTATAADVLNLTRATGLSRFPVYRERIDEITGVVHLKDALAVPESERARTTVGRICVAPLLVPGSLPVQPLLERLRSEQPMAVVVDEYGGTAGVVTLEDIVEELVGEVRDEHDLAEDDTPELAAVPAEDGRPSWEADGSCRVHTLRRIGLEVPEGPYETVAGLVADLLGRIPAPGDRAELPGWKLSVRQVGRYRAERVRLVRTAEGATDDSATGADGRREMAVLR from the coding sequence ATGACCACCCCGCTACTCCTGCTCGTGGCGGCATTCGCCCTGATCCTCGCCAACGGTTTCTTCGTGGCGGCCGAATTCGGCCTCGTCACGGTGGAGAGACCCGAGGCCGAACGCGCCGCCGCCGACGGCGACAAACGCGCCCGTACGGTCGTCAAGGCCCTGCGGGAGCTGTCGTTCCAGCTCTCCGGAACCCAGCTCGGCATCACCCTCACCTCCCTCGTGGTCGGCATGCTCGCCGAACCCGCCCTCGCCGGGCTGTTCACCGGGCCGCTCACCGCGACCGGACTGCCCCGCGGGGCGGTCACCGGGATCGCCGTCCTCACCGGCATGCTGCTCGCCTCCGCCGTCCAGATGGTCGTCGGCGAGCTGGTCCCCAAGAACTGGGCGGTCTCCCGGCCGCTCCAGGTGGCCCGCATCGTGGCCGGTCCCCAGGACGTCTTCTCCCGCGCCTTCCGGCCGGTCATCGCCGGCCTCAACGCCGTCGCCAACCGGCTCGTCCGGGCGCTGGGCGTGGAACCCGCCGACGAGATGGCCTCCGCCCGCACCCCGGGCGAACTGGTCTCCCTGGTCCGTCATTCGGCCCAGGCGGGCGCCCTGGAACAGGACACCGCCGACCTCTTCGTACGGACCCTCTCGCTCGGCGACCTGACCGCCCAGCACGTCATGACCCCCCGGGTGAAGGTCAGTGCCCTCCAGCACACCGCCACCGCGGCCGACGTGCTCAACCTGACCCGGGCCACCGGCCTGTCCCGCTTCCCGGTCTACCGCGAGCGCATCGACGAGATCACCGGCGTGGTCCACCTCAAGGACGCCCTCGCCGTGCCCGAGTCCGAGCGCGCCCGCACCACCGTGGGCCGGATCTGCGTCGCCCCGCTGCTGGTGCCCGGCTCCCTGCCGGTGCAGCCGCTGCTGGAGCGGCTGCGCAGCGAACAGCCGATGGCCGTCGTCGTCGACGAATACGGCGGCACCGCCGGCGTCGTCACCCTGGAGGACATCGTGGAGGAACTCGTCGGCGAGGTCCGCGACGAGCACGACCTCGCCGAGGACGACACCCCGGAGCTGGCCGCCGTGCCCGCCGAGGACGGCCGTCCCTCCTGGGAGGCGGACGGCAGCTGCCGGGTCCACACCCTGCGCCGGATAGGCCTCGAAGTGCCCGAAGGGCCCTACGAGACCGTCGCCGGGCTCGTCGCCGACCTGCTCGGCCGGATCCCCGCTCCCGGGGACCGGGCCGAACTGCCCGGCTGGAAGCTCTCCGTCCGCCAGGTCGGCCGCTACCGCGCCGAACGGGTCCGCCTCGTCCGTACGGCCGAGGGCGCCACGGACGACAGCGCCACCGGCGCCGACGGACGGCGCGAGATGGCGGTCCTGCGGTGA
- a CDS encoding PH domain-containing protein has translation MSESAAQPVLPALPVTFRPTRTRVVLLGVGLVMFVTISVIGMILPDLGGGERLSFVITAALFASVLVLLSRPKVVADDSGVTVVNLTTTRRLEWAQILRVNLRPGDPWVFLDLSDGTSLPALGIQPGVAKEQAIGDARALRALAENHGSGPLGG, from the coding sequence ATGAGCGAGTCCGCCGCCCAGCCCGTACTGCCCGCCCTGCCGGTCACCTTCCGGCCGACCCGCACCCGGGTGGTCCTGCTGGGCGTCGGGCTCGTCATGTTCGTCACCATCTCGGTGATCGGCATGATCCTGCCGGACCTCGGCGGCGGCGAACGGCTCAGCTTCGTCATCACCGCCGCCCTGTTCGCCTCCGTCCTGGTCCTGCTCAGCCGCCCCAAGGTGGTCGCGGACGACAGCGGCGTCACGGTCGTCAACCTCACCACCACCCGACGGCTGGAATGGGCGCAGATCCTGCGCGTCAACCTCCGGCCCGGCGACCCGTGGGTGTTCCTCGACCTCAGCGACGGCACCAGCCTGCCCGCCCTCGGGATCCAGCCCGGAGTGGCCAAGGAGCAGGCGATCGGCGACGCGCGGGCGCTGCGCGCGCTGGCCGAGAACCACGGCAGCGGCCCGCTCGGCGGCTGA
- the hisG gene encoding ATP phosphoribosyltransferase yields MLRIAVPNKGSLSGPASAMLHEAGYRMRKESKELVVVDPENEVEFFYLRPKDIAIYVSSGKLDIGITGRDLLLDSGASAEEILPLNFGRSTFRYATIPGTAKGPEDFTGMTIATSYEGIVAKHLAEKGIDASVVHLDGAVETAIQLGVAQIIADVVETGTSLRNAGLEVIGEPIMTSEAVVIRGSTTDPDDPQAQQFLRRLQGVLVARSYVMMDYDCRAEHLERAVALTPGLESPTVSPLHNEGWVAVRAMVPAKEAQRIMDDLYELGARAILTTSIHACRL; encoded by the coding sequence ATGCTGCGCATCGCCGTCCCCAACAAGGGTTCCCTCTCCGGACCGGCGTCGGCGATGCTCCATGAGGCCGGCTACCGGATGCGCAAGGAGTCCAAGGAGCTCGTGGTCGTCGACCCCGAGAACGAGGTGGAGTTCTTCTACCTCCGCCCCAAGGACATCGCGATCTACGTGTCCTCCGGCAAGCTCGACATCGGCATCACCGGCCGCGACCTGCTGCTCGACTCCGGCGCCAGCGCCGAGGAGATCCTGCCGCTGAACTTCGGCCGGTCCACCTTCCGCTACGCCACCATCCCCGGCACGGCGAAGGGCCCCGAGGACTTCACCGGCATGACGATCGCCACCTCCTACGAGGGCATCGTCGCCAAGCACCTCGCCGAGAAGGGCATCGACGCCTCCGTCGTGCACCTCGACGGCGCGGTCGAGACCGCCATCCAGCTCGGCGTCGCCCAGATCATCGCGGACGTCGTCGAGACCGGCACCAGCCTGCGCAACGCCGGCCTGGAGGTCATCGGCGAGCCGATCATGACCTCCGAGGCCGTGGTCATCCGGGGCAGCACCACCGACCCGGACGACCCGCAGGCCCAGCAGTTCCTGCGCCGCCTCCAGGGCGTCCTGGTGGCCCGCAGCTACGTGATGATGGACTACGACTGCCGCGCCGAGCACCTGGAGCGCGCGGTGGCCCTCACCCCGGGCCTGGAGTCGCCGACGGTCTCCCCGCTGCACAACGAGGGCTGGGTCGCCGTCCGTGCCATGGTCCCGGCCAAGGAGGCCCAGCGGATCATGGACGACCTGTACGAGCTGGGCGCGCGCGCGATCCTCACCACCTCGATCCACGCCTGCCGGCTCTGA
- a CDS encoding phosphoribosyl-ATP diphosphatase, giving the protein MANTPKTFEALFTELQLKAANGDPSTSRTAELVGKGVHAIGKKVVEEAAEVWMAAEYEGKEAAAEEISQLLYHVQVMMVARGISLDDVYAHL; this is encoded by the coding sequence ATGGCGAACACACCCAAGACCTTCGAGGCGCTCTTCACCGAGCTCCAGCTCAAGGCAGCCAACGGCGACCCGAGCACCTCCCGCACCGCCGAGCTGGTCGGCAAGGGAGTCCATGCCATCGGCAAGAAGGTCGTCGAGGAGGCCGCCGAAGTCTGGATGGCCGCCGAGTACGAGGGCAAGGAAGCCGCCGCCGAGGAGATCTCGCAGCTGCTCTACCACGTCCAGGTGATGATGGTCGCGCGCGGGATCTCCCTCGACGACGTCTACGCCCACCTCTAG
- the ribH gene encoding 6,7-dimethyl-8-ribityllumazine synthase, giving the protein MSGKGAPELSVKNCGDLRVAVIAAQWHEKVMDGLVDGALRALHELGIDEPTLLRVPGSFELPVVAKVLAGRGYDAIVALGVVIRGGTPHFEYVCQGVTQGLVQVSLDTGVPVGFGVLTCDNDEQALDRAGLEGSNEDKGHEAVTAAVATAMTLRTVSEPWR; this is encoded by the coding sequence GTGAGCGGCAAGGGCGCACCCGAACTGAGTGTCAAGAACTGCGGAGACCTGCGGGTGGCCGTGATCGCGGCCCAGTGGCACGAGAAGGTCATGGACGGCCTCGTCGACGGCGCCCTGCGCGCCCTGCACGAGCTGGGCATCGACGAGCCCACCCTGCTGCGCGTCCCGGGCAGCTTCGAGCTGCCGGTGGTGGCGAAGGTACTGGCCGGTCGCGGCTACGATGCCATCGTCGCCCTCGGAGTGGTCATCCGCGGCGGCACCCCGCACTTCGAGTACGTGTGCCAAGGCGTCACCCAGGGCCTGGTGCAGGTATCGCTCGACACCGGAGTCCCCGTCGGCTTCGGCGTACTGACCTGCGACAACGACGAGCAGGCGCTGGACCGCGCCGGCCTCGAAGGGTCGAACGAGGACAAGGGGCACGAAGCGGTCACCGCCGCCGTCGCCACCGCCATGACCCTGCGCACCGTCAGCGAACCCTGGCGCTAA
- a CDS encoding bifunctional 3,4-dihydroxy-2-butanone-4-phosphate synthase/GTP cyclohydrolase II, translating into MTLKPVPNESDTESFLLDPVEQAIRDIAAGRPVVVVDDENRENEGDLVIAAEMATPEIIAFMMSECRGLICAPMEGPELDRLELPQMVARNTESMQTAFTVSVDASAAHGVSTGISAADRATTLRLLASGASTADDFVRPGHVFPLRAKPGGVLVRNGHTEAAVDLARLAGLRPAGAIVEIAGEDGVMLRLPELIPFARKHGLTIISIEDLVAYRRSAEPTVRREAEVSLPTAFGHFTAYGYRSTVDGVEHIALVHGDIGDGRDVLTRMHSECLTGDIFQSQRCDCGPQLHASMERIKAEGRGVVVYLRGHEGRGIGLLAKLRAYELQERGRDTLDANLELGLPADARDYGAGAQMLADLGVRSTRLMTNNPQKAEALVRHGIEVVSREAMPTETGEHNLRYLRTKRDRMGHDLPWLDGVASVSACGNQ; encoded by the coding sequence ATGACCCTCAAGCCCGTGCCCAACGAGAGCGACACCGAGTCCTTCCTGCTCGACCCGGTCGAGCAGGCGATCCGCGACATCGCGGCGGGCCGCCCGGTCGTCGTGGTGGACGACGAGAACCGCGAGAACGAGGGCGACCTCGTCATCGCGGCCGAGATGGCCACCCCCGAGATCATCGCGTTCATGATGAGCGAGTGCCGCGGCCTGATCTGCGCGCCCATGGAGGGTCCCGAGCTGGACCGCCTGGAACTGCCGCAGATGGTGGCGCGCAACACCGAGTCGATGCAGACCGCCTTCACCGTCTCCGTCGACGCGAGCGCCGCGCACGGCGTCTCCACCGGCATCTCCGCCGCCGACCGCGCCACCACCCTGCGGCTGCTGGCGAGCGGCGCGTCCACCGCGGACGACTTCGTCCGCCCGGGCCACGTCTTCCCGCTGCGCGCCAAGCCCGGCGGCGTCCTGGTCCGCAACGGCCACACCGAGGCCGCCGTCGACCTCGCCCGCCTCGCGGGCCTGCGCCCGGCGGGCGCGATCGTCGAGATCGCCGGTGAGGACGGGGTCATGCTCCGGCTGCCCGAGCTGATCCCCTTCGCCCGCAAGCACGGCCTGACGATCATCTCCATCGAGGACCTGGTCGCCTACCGCCGCTCCGCCGAGCCGACCGTGCGCCGCGAGGCCGAGGTCAGCCTGCCGACCGCCTTCGGGCACTTCACGGCGTACGGCTACCGCTCCACCGTCGACGGGGTCGAGCACATCGCCCTGGTCCACGGGGACATCGGGGACGGCCGCGACGTCCTGACCCGGATGCACTCCGAGTGCCTGACCGGCGACATCTTCCAGTCCCAGCGCTGCGACTGCGGCCCCCAGCTGCACGCCTCCATGGAGCGGATCAAGGCCGAGGGCCGCGGGGTCGTCGTCTACCTGCGCGGCCACGAGGGCCGCGGCATCGGCCTGCTGGCCAAGCTGCGCGCGTACGAACTCCAGGAGCGCGGCCGCGACACCCTGGACGCCAACCTGGAGCTGGGCCTGCCCGCCGACGCCCGCGACTACGGGGCGGGCGCCCAGATGCTCGCCGACCTGGGGGTGCGCAGCACCCGCCTGATGACGAACAACCCCCAGAAGGCCGAGGCCCTGGTCCGGCACGGCATCGAGGTCGTCAGCCGCGAGGCCATGCCGACCGAGACGGGCGAGCACAACCTGCGGTACCTGCGCACCAAGCGGGACCGGATGGGGCACGACCTGCCCTGGCTCGACGGCGTGGCGTCCGTCTCGGCCTGCGGCAACCAGTAA